AATATTTGGAGAAGTTCCTCACAGGTATTATTCTTTTTCGGACCCTTTTGGTTTCCTTATCTTCATAAATTAAAACTATAGAGGGAGGACTGAACTGCACTCCACATCGTTTTGCCTCGACACTCATCCTCTGTTTCTGTCTACAGCAAAACTATTTATCAACCTGTCTCCACTTGGAGTTCAGAGGCAGAAGACTACAGCATTTTAACCACAATAAGTAATGTATTTATACACGGACGTTTGGAAAGTTAGCCTGAATCAAGAAACTGGCTGTGAGCTTAGGAGATGATAAGTGTAGGTTCCTTGGTTACCTTGGTGGCGGACCTTTCTGTCTTCACCGAAGCCTGTCTAAAATTAGAGCAAAAACATTAAAGTCCTATTTTTTCGACGACAATGACGGTGATTTTTAATGATTACTCGTTTAACCATCCATTTCTGTTACATAATTATCCCCTTCGACTTGTCCCACAGTGTccgtttatttttatttctagtCCGGCACCGTCAGAGCTTCCCTAGAACTACAAAAAGGGTCCTTCAGCCTGTTGTTCCGTAAACAATTAGAAAGAGGGCTCCAAAGTATACAGCTAGATAAATAGACTACACACGCTGTTTTAAAGCTTGTTGTAGTTTACCATTGCCGTTTGGATGTATTTTGTACTGTTTTCTGTTCTGGCTTTTATATCGAGATGTCACTGTTTGATCGAAACAGGTAAGGTAGACCTGCTAGCTaaaactgatttgttttgtgtgtcgaCAAAGCTAACTTACAAAGACAAATATgctgtaaatgtattattacagtTACACTAGAAGCTCTGCTATGTGTAGTCTTGTGCTCTTGACTAATACAATCTTAATATTTTTGCAGTTGAGGAGAATGACAACCATTGTGGTCTCTTGAAGCAGCTTCTCGTCTCCTCACCACTTTCAGTGGAAATCAACAAGAAGGGTCTTCACAGGTACAAACAATGCTTTTCCAAACATGCAACAATAACCATGTTTTAAGGATCACAGTGAGAGAATGTGATTTCTGATGTGTATATTACAGGGAGGTGGTAACCACTGTGGAGCTCAGCCCTGGTGAGCTCAGTGGTGTCAGAGTTTTGCTGCTTCACAGATGGCCCAGAGGTGTCTTTGTTGATCCGTACCAACTTGCATCTCTGAGGGATCAGAGTGACTGGCAGGTAAGACTGACACGTGGAAATAAGTACTACAAACCACATTCATGTACACCCTGTATGTACtaattatttatctattttccTCTAAGATATTACTGGATTCAGCCATTGACCTCGAGGTGCCTGCTCACAAGACTTCAGGATTTGTCACCTATGTGTATCCCACTCCTGATGGACAAGCTCCCAGACTACTAAAAGTAACAATTCCCATACATGGTCGCTACCATGAGCCTTCTTTTGATGGGAAAACATATACATCAGTTGACATAGAGcctccagagctgctgctgcggactgaaaaatgtaaatggatttttttcctaTTGTCTCTTTTCAAAAGGTTTATCCCTTGGCTTGGCTTGATCTTAACTTCTGTCCTCCATCTAGGTACACAGCTCAAAAACTTAGAGCCTCATACTGTCGTCGACGCCCCCTGTACTCCCGACAATTCAAGCACATGTTCGTGGGTTAAACTCCAGCATCAGCAGGTGGTTCTCTCTGAATCTTCTCAGAATAttaaatggggaaaaaaagtctaaatgtcTGTTGTTCTCCTTCTTTTGTCACTCAAACATATCTTGTATCCTGTAGGCTCAAGGCCCAGTGAGTTTACAGTTTCCAGTTGGTGACGGGTCTCTGGTGACGCCTGTCTGCGGTGGAACTCTTCTAGTCACGATGATCTGCTGTGCAGCGCTGTCAAAGTACATGTGGAAACATCGAATCATTTAGACTGTGATGGTCAGCGTATCCTGTGTTAAAGAGCTCATGAGCTTAAATTTATACAGTTGTGTCTGATAGCAGGATCATTCTGGCATCACTTGAATCAAAGTCAAAGAGCACTTAATCTTCTGAGGTGACATAAACAGAGCTCAGGTCTATTTTACATCAGTCCAGGCTCCTGGTTTTACTCTGCATCCAGTTAACCTAGTTCTTGAAATAGGCCTCAGTTACTGTAAGTAAACAGCTAAACCTTTGTTTTGGTTAGTCCTCCAGTAATTtttgttcaaaatgttttgttttccttggaTCTGTCATCGGAACATAGCCCAGAAAGATGACacacttctttatttatttagacaGTTAACTCAAGAACATCTGTGGCCATGTTCTTAAGACCaactataataaataaaaagcaaagaTGTTGATTTTTGTCTTGAACTAAatcttttcccttcttgtaTTGACAATAAAGTTTTGCTCTATTGTGTTAAAACTCTGTTTCATCCAAAATCTAAGAGTGGAAAGTATAACTGCAGGCTCATAAAGCTGCAGTGCATGTGAACACCACACCACAGACGGGGctagttaaaaaaataattgcctGATATCAAGTCCTGTGTCCTTttataaaatcttttattttgacattcaGCACAACACAGCTGTACATTGCAGAGTAGAGATTGGGCAGAAAATGTAGACAGTTTTCAGCTACTTGTACTTTACCACAGTATCTTCATATTGTGCTACCTTTATACTAGCATCCACGACATTAGGAGAAAAgccaatattgtactttttaccccactacatttatttgctgtTGTAGTAAATAGTACTAATAAACTCAATAAAACTGCAGATTTAGACacttaatacaaaatataaatcaactgataaataaagatgcattattagggatttttttttacacttcacTGAACTATATTTATTAAAGTCAAAGGTCtgacttcttccaccactggcaGCTGCACATTGTTCAGACCCACATTACATCTGATTCTGGTGGAGATCCTAAAGTTtccaaaaaacattaaatatgtcaAGCTGAACCATTTagaaatatgtataaaatgaagtattttgaatatttccatttgataGAATGGTGcagccaaaaacacacacactcatacagctTCAGCTGAGAGTGAAAACAGGTTGATACAATATACAGATGTTACTGTCTCACAGTCTGGAATAAGAGGTTTTGTCCAACATTAAAGGGacattgtgtagttttggagaagaaattcagactcacaatatcaatgaggttctcagaggaaaataaggtcaggGAATCCTGTGTGacgctagaaaggtggcagggtccgccacatataaacaaagtaaaacagtatgaaattgtgtttgtcctttaaggacagtttgtttattcagtcacgaaaacaaagagagtttgttcatttagtttgttgaagcatgctgatgatgatgagtgtGTATCAGTCAGCCTCATCttcacacactgtacatgttGAACTACATTACCTAAAATGCATTTCGACCTAATTCAACTTGTTTgaatttatttctctcttttttttagtttccCCAGTGGTTAACAGACCTGTGACTACGAGCAGTGTGCAGCCCGGCTGTGATCTGAGGACAGACGGAGGCAGCAGAACAAACTCCACGCACCATTCATTTGCAGCCCTCAGTGAACGCGCTGGGCTGGGTCGGTAGTTCCGCTTCCCCTCCGCCATAGCGGAATTATCCCAGGGCCGAGGAGATAGAAGAAAAGTTGCATTGTAAATAGCTGTagtcacgtttttttttttttttactaagtTATTCGTACTTGTCGCGTACCATCGAGGCGCCCGTGTGACAGATGAAGTACTTCTGGACCGGTTTACAGACGTCGAGGTTCGTCCGGGAGTCAAGTTCTGTTCAAGTTTAAGTGGTGTGGAACCTCCGGTGAGCTCCGCCGCTGCTGCGTCGTCTTCGTTAGCCCGCAAATGAAGCAGCCTGCTACCGAGCAGTTTCATACTTGTAGTGTCCTTTAAACCGCCTCTCAGCAATGCTAACTTCTCTGGGGGGAAACCTTTTTTTGAAGTTTTGTTGGCAGACTAGTTAGCCGAGAGCTTAACACTAAGCTCCCGACGAGAGCAAGCGTTGTGGTAGCTTGTCGTGCTAACCTTAGTTAGCTTCTAGCTAGCACACTTGTTGGCCAAGTAgttaatgctaacgttagcttgctagcCGCCCCTGTTGTTGCTCATTTGAAGGGCACTTCTTGTGTAGACAGAGCCGTTACACGGGAAGATAATCGGCTGGAAATCGGTATGTTGACTTTATTTATCTTAACAAGGAGCACTGAAGTGTCCgctttgtatttctgtgtcaAGTGAACTAGCAGGATAGGAACTTGCATTATTCTTTTATGCTCATCTGGGCTACTTTacagtcttcttcagctgcGAGATGGGACACAAAAGAAGAAACTAGGTTAATAAAAATGCTCTCCACATTTCTCAGACGTATGCTAAGGTTTGAAAGGACGAATACTTTGTCTCAATAAGCTGTTTTTGTTCCGCTATCACCTCCTCAAGTGTAACAGTATCTGCTCTCCCCTTCATTAGCTGTTAGTTAGCTACATATACCAGCTACTTTCTTCACCCTGTCATCCACTGTTATTGGTCTCTTGTAGTTTATTTGTTGGCAGATCTTTCTAAATGTTGTCCTGAATACTGAGATAAAGAGATGAGACAGATCATTGCAGGCTGTGTGTTGAGTTTGATCTCTGTCCCACACAGTTAAGGCCCAAGATGAtggttgttttcattattactGAACTAGCTTTACTAATATAACCCTCCAACAGTCCCATACGCTGCTCAGCTTCATGATATTGTTTCATAGTAGAAAGAAGAtccatgtttattttaatcacTAGTAATTTATGATCTTATCAATGTCTGATTTTCCTCCAGGTAcctcttcctttctcttctgCTGTCATTTTCGGCACATCTTCCCGTAGCGCATGAGCACACCCGTGCCTTGTGTTGATGTGAGCGCTGCCTCGCTCCCTGTCTGTTTGCCACCCTGTCCATCCTCGCCCGCTGTGCTCCCCGAGCCCTCGTAGCCCTGTTCGGCTCCCAACAACCTACAACCTATAAGCGATGTGTGATAACGGAGACCCTGAGGATAAACCCCCAGCCCCTCCGGTCAGGATGAGCAGCACCATCTTCAGCACCGGCTCTGGCAAAGACTCGCTCTCAGCCAACCACAGCTCTAAACCTCTGCCTTCTGTGCCCGAGGAGAGAAAACCTCGTAATAAGATCATCTCAATCTTCTCCGGGGCTGAAAAAGGTGAGAGGAAGAGTTTGGCCAGACACTATATTAACTTTTTAAAGTCATTCTTCTGTTGTTGTGCAGTTTTAATGAGGTTTTGGTTTCTTTCAGGTGGTAGAAAGAAAGATCGAGACAAAGAACGACCAGAGATCTCACCACCTTCAGATTTTGAACACACCATACACGTTGGTTTTGATGCTGTCACGGGGGAGTTTACTGTGAGTTTGTTcatgacactttttttctctcttccagtAACCCCTGCTTTTTGACACTTGACTATCAactaaaacacacattcacacaacagtTTGACACCGTGTCATCCTTGTCCAACACAGGGTATGCCAGAGCAATGGGCCCGACTACTCCAGACCTCAAACATCACCAAgtcagagcagaagaagaaccCGCAGGCTGTGCTCGACGTTCTTAAGTTCTACGACTCCACGGGCAACGGTCGCCAGAAGTACCTCAGCTTCTCATCTTCTGGTGAGGCCCCAAGTCAACTTGTGACATTAAGTTTGTTTCGTTACCTGGAGGGCAtcttaaatatatttcaaaCTCATCACTGTGTTTGTAGGTACAAGTTGATGATTAACATTTGTTCTTTTCTCGGAAAGAGGAATTTAATCAATAGTATCTGCTGTAAAACAATGAGTAATCAATTAGGCATTACAATGAACAAAACAGTACAGTGTGTCAGCCTGAATCCTTTGAGAACGCTTTGTTCATTCTGttcctctttattttttcattcacagAAAAAGACGCTTTCACCCCCGGGCCACAGTCTGTGAGTATTTTAAGACTGGTTAAACTGTTGTACTAAGTGTTTTGTCTTACAGAGGCTAAcaactttctttttcactctATATTAGCCTGTCAAAAAAGGCACTGAACCCTCTTCTCCAAATATCAAAGCCAttgatgacgatgacgatgatgaagCTCCCCCTCCTGTAGTGGCACCGAGGCCAGAACATACAAAGAGTGTAAGTCACCGGCTTTAAGCAGACCTGACAGCATAATGGTTATTCATATTCGACTAGCTTTCGTTGTGAACTTGAggtttatttacttttttgtttgacttgtgttattgttgtgtggAGCAGGTGTACACTCGCTCCGTTATTGACCCCATCCCTGCTCCGAGCCAGTGTGTGGACGGAGATGTTGCCTCcaaggctgcagacagacagaaaaagaagggCAAGATGTCTGACGAGGAGATCATGGACAAACTGAGTAAATAATCTCACTTAtctgttgtcacaacataacagcATTTTAAATCCCACCGGTTTCCTTTTACATTATGTTATTGTTATCTGGCTTACAGGAACCATCGTCAGCATCGGAGATCCCAAGAAGAAGTACACCAGATATGAAAAAATTGGTCAGGGGTGAGTGCAGATCCTTTTGTTGCATGTTGGGATTTAAGTTTTTATCCACAACATCTCGCGCTCTGATGATTTACTTTGACTGTTAAGCAGTCAGACGCAGTGTAATGATGCCCTCCTGATTCCTAGAAAGTTTTTCTGCAGGTGTACACTTGGAATATGATGGCAGTTAGTACTATATTTAAATTATAAGTTATTGCTTATTGCTTAATTCCTTCAATGAAACCCTATGATCTGAGATAGATCCTAGATCCCTGGTAGAAGAGTTTCTCAGTCAGTAACATACAAACAAAGCATCATGTCATGACTCTGTTAGATGAATCACAgcttttgtgttaaaatgtgacaGCATGAATACGTCTGTGTTGTTCTTTtgcatgtttacatgtttgagTGGACTGTTTGTTACAATGTGCACTGAGGTAAATTGCTAATCTCTGTCTTCTCACAGGGCATCAGGAACAGTATTCACAGCCATTGATGTCGCCACAGGACAAGAGGTAAAGAGTGACTGAGTAGTAGATGAGGAAATGTGGACTGACGGGACAGAGTAGAGTCGTGGAGCTCATTACATGAAAATGGACacataaaatgcatttttttttcttttttaataagcTTTATCAATACAGCAGAAGTTAAAATGAGACTGTAATGTCTGCAGAACAACTGCTACTGTGGCCACAAGTGACAAACCTAACAGTAAAAACTTGCTGTATCAGTAGCACATGTAAAGAGGAGTAATCAGATTAGCAAACTGACTCAGTGCTGTTAAGTACACTACACAGCAGTATTTATTTAAGTTGGCTAACATGAGCTGACATCAGCTAACAATAGTCATCATAAGTCACACTAGACCAAGTAAGGTTGTAACAGTTGCATGTGAGCCATTATGGAGAAAGATggttcccaggtcgtcaaatactgacacgtTAAATACCCCAAACATCGGTATTTGATGACTTTTGCCATGTTTCTGTAAAATCacttactgcacctttaagagag
This window of the Pagrus major chromosome 11, Pma_NU_1.0 genome carries:
- the pigx gene encoding phosphatidylinositol-glycan biosynthesis class X protein; its protein translation is MYFVLFSVLAFISRCHCLIETVEENDNHCGLLKQLLVSSPLSVEINKKGLHREVVTTVELSPGELSGVRVLLLHRWPRGVFVDPYQLASLRDQSDWQILLDSAIDLEVPAHKTSGFVTYVYPTPDGQAPRLLKVTIPIHGRYHEPSFDGKTYTSVDIEPPELLLRTEKCTQLKNLEPHTVVDAPCTPDNSSTCSWVKLQHQQAQGPVSLQFPVGDGSLVTPVCGGTLLVTMICCAALSKYMWKHRII
- the pak2b gene encoding serine/threonine-protein kinase PAK 2b, producing the protein MCDNGDPEDKPPAPPVRMSSTIFSTGSGKDSLSANHSSKPLPSVPEERKPRNKIISIFSGAEKGGRKKDRDKERPEISPPSDFEHTIHVGFDAVTGEFTGMPEQWARLLQTSNITKSEQKKNPQAVLDVLKFYDSTGNGRQKYLSFSSSEKDAFTPGPQSPVKKGTEPSSPNIKAIDDDDDDEAPPPVVAPRPEHTKSVYTRSVIDPIPAPSQCVDGDVASKAADRQKKKGKMSDEEIMDKLRTIVSIGDPKKKYTRYEKIGQGASGTVFTAIDVATGQEVAIKQINLQKQPKKELIINEILVMKELKNPNIVNFLDSFLMGEELFVVMEYLAGGSLTDVVTETCMDEAQIAAVCRECLQALEFLHANQVIHRDIKSDNVLLGMDGSVKLTDFGFCAQITPEQSKRSTMVGTPYWMAPEVVTRKAYGPKVDIWSLGIMAIEMVEGEPPYLNENPLRALYLIATNGTPELQNPEKLSPVFRDFLNRCLEMDVEKRGGGKELLQHPFLKLAKPLSSLTPLILAAKEAMKGNR